In Vicia villosa cultivar HV-30 ecotype Madison, WI unplaced genomic scaffold, Vvil1.0 ctg.000210F_1_1_3, whole genome shotgun sequence, the following are encoded in one genomic region:
- the LOC131625370 gene encoding mitochondrial thiamine diphosphate carrier 2-like, with protein MEEPSQVKRAIIDSSAGAISGGISRTVTSPLDVIKIRFQVQLEPTSSWALLRKDLVITAPSKYTGMLQASKDILREEGFKGFWRGNVPALLMVMPYTAIQFTVLHKLKTLASGSSKPENHTNLSPYLSYVSGALAGCAATVGSYPFDLLRTILASQGEPKVYPNMRSAFLDIIQTRGFQGMYAGLSPTLVEIVPYAGLQFGTYDTFKRWASAWNHNRYSHTTGDDTISSFQLFLCGLAAGTCAKLVCHPLDVVKKRFQIEGLQRHPRYGARVEHRAYSNMYDAVHRIFRAEGWAGLYKGIIPSTIKAAPAGAVTFVAYELVSDWLESLT; from the exons ATGGAGGAACCTAGCCAAGTGAAACGTGCTATTATTGATTCATCTGCTGGAGCAATTTCTGGGGGAATTTCTCGTACTGTAACATCGCCTCTTGATGTTATTAAGATTAGATTtcag GTTCAACTTGAACCGACATCTTCATGGGCTTTACTGCGAAAAGATTTGGTTATAACCGCGCCGTCGAAGTATACTGGTATGCTTCAAGCTAGTAAAGATATTCTTAGAGAAGAAGGATTTAAG GGTTTTTGGCGAGGGAACGTACCGGCTTTGCTCATGGTTATGCCGTATACCGCGATTCAATTTACAGTTTTACATAAGTTAAAGACTCTTGCTTCTGGTTCTTCTAAGCCAG AAAACCACACTAATTTGAGCCCTTATCTATCCTATGTCAGTGGCGCCCTAGCTGGGTGTGCAGCTACGGTTGGTTCATATCCTTTTGATCTTCTCCGAACTATATTAGCTTCTCAAGGCGagccaaag GTGTATCCAAACATGAGGTCAGCATTTTTGGACATCATCCAGACTCGTGGATTTCAAGGCATGTATGCTGGATTGTCTCCAACTCTAGTTGAAATTGTACCTTATGCAGGTTTACAATTTGGAACATATGATACTTTTAAGCGTTGGGCCTCG GCTTGGAACCATAATAGATATTCCCACACCACAGGAGATGATACTATTTCTAGCTTTCAGCTTTTCCTTTGTGGGTTGGCGGCTGGAACATGTGCTAAACTTGTCTGCCATCCTCTTGATGTTGTCAAGAAAAGATTTCAG ATCGAAGGGCTTCAAAGGCATCCAAGATACGGAGCTCGAGTCGAGCATCGAGCATACAGTAATATGTATGATGCGGTGCATAGGATATTTCGGGCAGAGGGTTGGGCTGGACTATACAAGGGGATAATTCCATCAACTATTAAAGCTGCACCTGCTGGTGCTGTGACATTTGTTGCATATGAGTTGGTATCAGATTGGCTAGAGTCCTTGACTTGA